The genomic segment ATTGCAGCATTACTCTGCATATGACCAAACTTAATATCTTTTGTGAACTGTAATTGGGTGTCTGCAACATCCACTTGAGGAAAGGCTTTTAAAATACCTTCATTAAGAATCTTAAGTACTTGTTCTGTAATTATTTCCATTGTCCAACTCCTTCCAAGTTTTTATCATATTGATTTAGGCTTCATCAAGTCCCGGAAAAAGAGAAGGATCTTATGCCATGCAACTTTATACCAGGGTCCTTTATTAACAGAGGTAGGACTCTCAAGTGTAAAGTGAGCCAATTCCTTATCCCCAATATAATAAGTCAAAGAGCCTAACTCAGTTCCTGCTGGGAAGGGAGCCATAAGCTCTTCTTTTAGATAATATTCGCTCCTTAATTGATCTTTTTGATCATTAGGAACAACGATTTTAACAGAGCCATTCACAGAAGGAGAGATCCAATTCTTATCGCCCAACCAAACCTGTACCTGAGACATATCAGGAATGGGTGGTGTGATGAATTGATTATCCTTGAAGCCATAATCTAAAAGCCGGGCTGCTTCCTGAGCTCTTAAAGCAATACCATTCATGTAATCATCCGTATTGATTCCTAACAAGATTCCTATTAGTCGATAATCACCTTGTTTAGCGGTTACAGCAATATTAAATCCCGACTCATCAATATATCCTGTCTTTAATCCATCAGCTCCGGGATAGGCTCCAATAAGCAGATTGGTATTTTGTTTTGTTCTCACACGGACATTGGGATGATTGTCAAAAATCCAATTATCCTCTTTGGGAAAGGTCATAGTATGCTGAGAATGATATAATTTAAGACTATCAGGATAATTGCGAATATAGATCCTGGCAAACTTAGCCAAATCTCTGGCAGTAGTAATGTTTTTCTCAGACAGTCCTGAAGGATCATCAAAATGGGTCTCTGATAAACCTAAGTCCAAAGCTTCCTGATTCATCCGATCAACAAAGGAATCAATATCGCCGGCTATGGTGATTGCCAATGTATTAGCAGCATCATTTCCACTCATGACAGCCGTACCTCTTATCAACTCATCTAAGGTAACCCTCATATCTGCATACAACCCCATATGACTTGAAAAAGGTGGTAAAGCGGCTAAAGTCCCTTCATAAGGAATAGGGACATAATCATCTAATTTAATTTGTCCAGATTTAATCTTTTTGTAAACCAGATCAAGGGTCATAAGCTTAGTTATGGAAGCAGGAGGAATAGGCATATCAGAGGACTTTTCATAGATAATCTGGCCTGTAGTCTCCTCAATCAGGATAGCAGAAGAGGCTATCGTATCAAACCCAAATATATTATGTGATATCAATATTGATAATACAATAAAAGGTAATTTTTTAATCATAGTTCCCCCAGAAGGGCGCATTATAAGGGATTATTAGATAAGGGAAAAGAGAATACCCCTGGGATATTCTCCATTATTCCCCAGGTTCTTTTATTTTTCCTTGCCGATATCAACAAGAAAATAAGTTCCAGTTGCCGTTGAAGTCAATGTTTGAATAACCTTAACGGCTCCTTTAGAAGCCACATCGACAGCACGGCCAGACAGGATTCCTTCCTTTTCCAGATACTTTTTGAGATCTGTTACAGCATCCTCACCAGACTTAGACATATTATCACCATCAAAGGCAATGACCTTGTATTTAACGAATACCTTATCTCCTGACTTTCTTTCAATAGAAGAGATAACAGGAATTTGACCGGATCTATCTTTTAAGACATAGACACTTAAGGAAGTGAAAGGAACGTTCACCGCTTTCGTTACTTCACCAGCAAGAAAAACCTCCGTCCCCCCATAACGGGCAGGATTATTCTTCAGAGTCTCGATGTTAGTTGACACACAACCAACAAAAAACAAAGCCACGAATGATAAAATTATGCTTTTTTTAATCATTTCAATCTCCTTCCTAAAAAAGATAGCAAAAAAAATGGATTAATTCATCTATTTCCCCGATATTAAACGGATGGTTGAAGAGCTTTTATCCCTAGAGGAATTTAAAGATTTTTGTCACTTGGATTGTAATAGAAGTAGCTATCTCCATCGATTACTAAGTAAAAAAGATATTCCCTTCAAGGGAATAACCAACAAAGACGCTTATAACTTTCTCATCCTTCCAGGAGCTGGAAACCCCAAAGACTTTGATAGACTCTATGTGGCTCATTATGACAGAATCAAAGGGACCTATGGAGCCAATGATAATTCAGCAGCGGTCTTCCAATTAATAAAACATGCCCTTCTCATTCAAAGACAGAATCAAAAAAAGAACACAGCTATCCTACTGACAGATCTAGAAGAGTTTCATTTTCATAATAGACATAACAAACAAGGTAGCTATTATTTTGCCAAGGAGTTTGAACAAGCCCCTTTTATGAACCATATATTCGTTTTTGATATGTGCGGCATTGGGGATCATATTATCTGGTCCAAAACCTTTCATAAAGCCTTTAATAATGATGCCCTTGAAAGGACCAGACAAAGGATCAGAAAGCAAGTCATAACCTCTAGTTATCCCATTAGTATGAACCGCCTTCCCTTTAGTGATGATCTTGGCTTCTTCCAGGCCGGGCACTTTGCCCAACTTATAAGCCTTCTTCCTCAGGAAGAGTTGGATCAACTAAGCCAATGGCAGCAAGCAGAACTTCCTAAATCTAAACCTGACAATTATTTACAATTCAAAAAGCACGATCACAGCCTATGGAGGAAGACCCTTCCTGATGCCTGGAAGGTGAATCATACCATTGAGGATACCTTTGAAAGTTTGACTCAGGAATCCTTTGATCTTATGGGAGAATTTCTTTCTTACCTAAGTGACCTCGAATTCGCTTGAACAACTCTATTATTTTCATAACAATGGCCCTATGATCTATAACCTAAAGAATGAATTAAATGACAAACAGTATGAGGCCGCTACGACCATTGATGGACCTCTTTTACTAATAGCTGGTGCCGGTTCCGGTAAAACAAGGGTAATCACCTTTCGTATTGCCAATATGCTGGCCCATGGTATACACCAATCTTCCATCCTGGCCCTCACCTTTACTAATAAGGCGGCAAAGGAAATGTCAGAACGGGTAAAGGATTTGACCGGAAGAAAACTGTCGAATTTGACCGTTAGTACCTTTCATTCCTTTGGTGTTCAAGTATTAAGAGAATCTATAACAAAACTAGGGTATCGACCTAACTTCACCATATATGATGCAGTAGACAAGATAAGTCTTCTTAAAGAAGCAGCTCGCGAACTGAACCTGGTGTATGAACCACAGGAATTACAAAACATAGGACAAATATTCTCAGGCCTGAAAACATGGAGGACCTCCTGGTCTGAAGTAGATGGGTCTCTAAAACCTCTCTATGAAGAATATGAAGATCATCTTAAAACCTATAATGCTGTCGACTTTGATGACTTGATTGTCAAGCCTGTACAGCTCTTCGAAAACTTTCCAGAAGTATTGGAAAGCTACCAAAAACGATTTACCTATGTCATGGTAGATGAATTTCAGGACACATCCATAGCTCAATACAAAATGATGAAATACATTGCCCTCGGTTCACGCAATATCTGTGTTGTAGGGGATGACGATCAGTCTATCTATAGCTGGAGAGGGGCTAACTATGAAAACATTCTCCAATTCGAAAGGGAATTTCACGAACTAAAGGAAATCAGACTAGAACAAAACTATCGATCAACAGGGATGATTCTTAATGCGGCCAATGCGGTTATAGCCAATAATACCAACCGTAAAGACAAGGTCCTCTGGACAGGAATGGAAGGAGGAGCTTCGATCAGCTTGAACCATCCAGAATCAGAACTTAAAGAAGGTGAGTTCATTGCCGAAACCATTAAGACCCTGGCTTTCCGGGAAGGAATACGTTATGGAGATGTGGGTATCTTGGTTAGAACCAATAGTCTAACCAAATCTATTGAAGTCGCTCTCCTGACAGAAAACATCCCCTATCGAGTATCTGGAGGTACGAGTTTCTTCCAGCGTAAAGAGATCAAAGATATTATTAGTTACTTAAGAATCATCTATAACCCAGATGATGATGTAAACCTGTTGAGGGTCATTAATACTCCCCGTAGAGGGATAGGGAAACGTTCCTTACAGACTATCAATGCCATCGCCAATACGAAAAGCTCAAGCTTATACAGCTCTATATATGACCTTACTTTTGCTAGTGACACTCCCATTGGATCCACTATGCAAGGCTCCTTAAGTGAGTTCATCGAACTCATTGAAGAATACAAAGATAGATTCAATTCCAAAGATAAATTAGCTGATACTCTCAGGGACATGGTAGAATCTATTGATTATTGGGGGCATCTAATACAGGAAAATCCTAAAAGCGATAAAGCAGCCCGGTGGAAATACCAGAACCTGGAAAGCTTCATCAGTATTCTGGAAGATTGGGAGAATAACCCGGATGTACAGGATAAGTCTCTCGGAGCCTTCTTAAACAGAATTACTCTAATCACCAGAGACGATGTTAGTGATGATTCAGAAGACCATAGCAAGGTTAATCTTATGACAGTGCACGCCTCAAAAGGACTCGAGTTCAAGGTCGTCTTCCTGGCTGGTGTGGAGGAAGGCATTATTCCCCACCAACGTTCCCTGGAAGAAGGTGATGGGAATGTTGAAGAAGAAAGGCGCCTTTTCTATGTGGCTATCACAAGAGCAAGGGAACAACTTTTCATGACCGCTTGCCGGACGAGACGATCCATGAATGAAACGATTGAACCAGCCGCTAGTCCTTTTCTTGATGAAATCCCAACAGAACTTATCCAGTATCATGAGTTTGAGGACTATGTCGATGTTTCCGAAGCGAAAGATCTTTTTAAGGATTTAAAGAAGCGCTTCTCCTAAGCTTTTCCCTTGACAAGGGCTTTCATATAACTGATCATGGGACAGTTAATGGATACTTTGAATGAGGAGATTTCTTTTGAGTACAAATAAAAAGAGGGTTCAGGCAGAGGTTCAGAAGGCACAGGAAAAGATATTAAAAGTCTATACAAGACGAATGCAGGGTAAAGAAAAAAGAGCCCTCACAGCCTTCTTGCAAAAGGGAGGCCGCATTGGTTCTTCCGAATTCCAAACCTTAAGCAGCACAAGCAAGGATGCCTTGGTTGAACTGAACCTCAAATCAATAGAGATAATGAAAAGACATACAAAAAACCCCTTCCAAAAGATTCGGTTTTCTGTAGCAGGCTTTATGACAAAGAAACTGCGATCTTCACTATAATTTTTTGATGTTGAAACAAGAAAGGGATGATAATCATTATCATCCCTTATTTTTTTATAACAAACTATTGACATTAGGATGTGCAAAAATCATTGGACCATAAAAAAAGACCATCAAATAGATGGTCTTAATTGTGGAGTGCCGAAGACGAGACTTGAACTCGTACAGCCATAATAGCCGAGGGATTTTAAGTCCCTTGTGTCTACCAATTCCACCACTTCGGCAACTGAAAACTACAATAACGAGATTCCCATTCTTAGTCAATACGTTATTTTCACTTTTCCTTTCTGATTAAAAACGCTATTTTAGGGGAATGAATAATACATACAAATTAATAGATACACACTTTCATATGATGGAGATGTTACGCAAAGAAATTTCACCCCATGACATATTTACCCAATCACAGGATATTGCCTTTCTTATGGATATAGCAGTGGATGGTGATAATTTTGACCAGCGTACAAACATCACCCATTCATCCTTATACTACAGTGCTGGAATTCATCCTGAGAATACGAATATTGATATAGATAAACATAAAAATCTTGTACTGGAACAGGTAGAACATCCCCGGGTAATAGCCATAGGAGAGACAGGGATTGATCTTCATTACACAAAAGACACTCTGCCTATTCAACTTGACCTCCTACACTTCCAGGCGGAACTGGCCATAAAAAAGGACCTACCCTTAGTCATCCATAGTAGGGATGCAGATAAGGAGATCCTCCAGGCTCTCAAGCCCTATAAAGGCAAAGTACAAGGGATCTTTCACTGTTTTTCCTCGGGACCGGAATTTGTAGAGAACTCCCTTGATCTGGGATTCTACTATTCCTTTGCCGGGAATGTGACCTTCAAATCTGCCAGGAACATACAGGAGGCGGCCAGAGTCGTACCTAAAGAAAGGATATTTGTAGAAACAGATGCCCCTTATCTGACACCCGTTCCTCATAGAGGCAAAGGGAATTCCCCCCTTTATGTACATCACACACTAGAGTATGTGGCCACTCAAAGGGAAATGCTGCCCAAAAGTCTGGAAGATCAAATTCTTATTAATATAAGATCCCTATGGGGCAATAAGATCAATCTTCCATTATAACGATCTCAACCCTCCTGTTTTGAGCTCGCCCTTCGTCGGTATTATTATCAGCGACAGGTTCTCGTCCCCCCCGTCCTTCAAACAGAATGCGTCGGGGATCGATACCATTGTTCATTAGATACTTAGCTACCGTCTTAGCCCTTTCCATAGACAAGCTTTGCTGACTTTCAGCAGAGCCTACATCTGCTGTATGCCCTAGAACATGAAAAGTACGATCGGGAACAGCCTGGAGGACTTTGGTTATCTGGGACAACTTTTTATCTTCTCCCGGGAGCAATGTGGCTTGATCTGGATAAAAATTGAGAGTGTTCATAGTTAACATAACCCCTTCTTCATTCTCACTCACACTAAAGTCACCTGCTTGGTCTGTCCCACCTGTTCCAGAACCATCTTTAGCTCCTGATCCGCCAGCCCCGTTCCCCGGTTCTAATTGATCTATTTGATCCTGTATCTCATCGGATAAGCTACGTTCTAACTCTGCAATAAGGGAGCTTCTCTGAAGGGGAATGATATCTTTATACCAGGTCAAATGAAAGCCTTTATGCTCGATCTGGCGTCCATCATTATAATAAAACTCATCTGTCAGAGTGTCTCTCATAAATATAGGCTTCCCTTCCAGGGATACATAAAAAGCAATGACATGCTTGCCGCTAGTCTTTAATAAATTACGATCCCCCTGGGGATCATCACCATTTTGATACCTGAGGGCATATTGTCCAGTGATCACATGAACCTGTTCTCCCAGATAATCATCAAGACCTCTATACTCATACTCACAAAGGATAGGAACGGTGGTATAATTTCCGTCATTGAGAGGGTCTATAACTTTTTGTCCATAACTGGTCCACCGCTGGCCTACTTTGATACCTTCAGGAGGAGCACTGGGGAAATTTCTGAAGACAGGATACGCCTGATGCCCCTGACTAATCCAATCCCCTTTAGGACTAATATTCAGATTAATATCAAGAACCTGGTTAACTCCGTTAATCGTATAGCGATTATCTTTTTTCGTTTCCTGAAGGACAAAATACTGACCGGCATAAGAACCTGGTTCCTGTTGATTGAGAATTCCCCGAACCTCACGATAGGCTAATCCCTGGTACCTATTATTTTCTTTAATCCTAAAATCATAACGATGGAGAATTTTAAATTGATCCGGGTATACAATCTGAGTTAATTCCTGCCCCCATG from the Spirochaeta cellobiosiphila DSM 17781 genome contains:
- a CDS encoding D-alanyl-D-alanine carboxypeptidase family protein, which translates into the protein MIKKLPFIVLSILISHNIFGFDTIASSAILIEETTGQIIYEKSSDMPIPPASITKLMTLDLVYKKIKSGQIKLDDYVPIPYEGTLAALPPFSSHMGLYADMRVTLDELIRGTAVMSGNDAANTLAITIAGDIDSFVDRMNQEALDLGLSETHFDDPSGLSEKNITTARDLAKFARIYIRNYPDSLKLYHSQHTMTFPKEDNWIFDNHPNVRVRTKQNTNLLIGAYPGADGLKTGYIDESGFNIAVTAKQGDYRLIGILLGINTDDYMNGIALRAQEAARLLDYGFKDNQFITPPIPDMSQVQVWLGDKNWISPSVNGSVKIVVPNDQKDQLRSEYYLKEELMAPFPAGTELGSLTYYIGDKELAHFTLESPTSVNKGPWYKVAWHKILLFFRDLMKPKSI
- a CDS encoding M28 family peptidase, which encodes MVEELLSLEEFKDFCHLDCNRSSYLHRLLSKKDIPFKGITNKDAYNFLILPGAGNPKDFDRLYVAHYDRIKGTYGANDNSAAVFQLIKHALLIQRQNQKKNTAILLTDLEEFHFHNRHNKQGSYYFAKEFEQAPFMNHIFVFDMCGIGDHIIWSKTFHKAFNNDALERTRQRIRKQVITSSYPISMNRLPFSDDLGFFQAGHFAQLISLLPQEELDQLSQWQQAELPKSKPDNYLQFKKHDHSLWRKTLPDAWKVNHTIEDTFESLTQESFDLMGEFLSYLSDLEFA
- a CDS encoding ATP-dependent helicase is translated as MIYNLKNELNDKQYEAATTIDGPLLLIAGAGSGKTRVITFRIANMLAHGIHQSSILALTFTNKAAKEMSERVKDLTGRKLSNLTVSTFHSFGVQVLRESITKLGYRPNFTIYDAVDKISLLKEAARELNLVYEPQELQNIGQIFSGLKTWRTSWSEVDGSLKPLYEEYEDHLKTYNAVDFDDLIVKPVQLFENFPEVLESYQKRFTYVMVDEFQDTSIAQYKMMKYIALGSRNICVVGDDDQSIYSWRGANYENILQFEREFHELKEIRLEQNYRSTGMILNAANAVIANNTNRKDKVLWTGMEGGASISLNHPESELKEGEFIAETIKTLAFREGIRYGDVGILVRTNSLTKSIEVALLTENIPYRVSGGTSFFQRKEIKDIISYLRIIYNPDDDVNLLRVINTPRRGIGKRSLQTINAIANTKSSSLYSSIYDLTFASDTPIGSTMQGSLSEFIELIEEYKDRFNSKDKLADTLRDMVESIDYWGHLIQENPKSDKAARWKYQNLESFISILEDWENNPDVQDKSLGAFLNRITLITRDDVSDDSEDHSKVNLMTVHASKGLEFKVVFLAGVEEGIIPHQRSLEEGDGNVEEERRLFYVAITRAREQLFMTACRTRRSMNETIEPAASPFLDEIPTELIQYHEFEDYVDVSEAKDLFKDLKKRFS
- a CDS encoding TatD family hydrolase — protein: MNNTYKLIDTHFHMMEMLRKEISPHDIFTQSQDIAFLMDIAVDGDNFDQRTNITHSSLYYSAGIHPENTNIDIDKHKNLVLEQVEHPRVIAIGETGIDLHYTKDTLPIQLDLLHFQAELAIKKDLPLVIHSRDADKEILQALKPYKGKVQGIFHCFSSGPEFVENSLDLGFYYSFAGNVTFKSARNIQEAARVVPKERIFVETDAPYLTPVPHRGKGNSPLYVHHTLEYVATQREMLPKSLEDQILINIRSLWGNKINLPL
- a CDS encoding OmpA family protein — translated: MSKGPLILISLIFVLCIPSWGQELTQIVYPDQFKILHRYDFRIKENNRYQGLAYREVRGILNQQEPGSYAGQYFVLQETKKDNRYTINGVNQVLDINLNISPKGDWISQGHQAYPVFRNFPSAPPEGIKVGQRWTSYGQKVIDPLNDGNYTTVPILCEYEYRGLDDYLGEQVHVITGQYALRYQNGDDPQGDRNLLKTSGKHVIAFYVSLEGKPIFMRDTLTDEFYYNDGRQIEHKGFHLTWYKDIIPLQRSSLIAELERSLSDEIQDQIDQLEPGNGAGGSGAKDGSGTGGTDQAGDFSVSENEEGVMLTMNTLNFYPDQATLLPGEDKKLSQITKVLQAVPDRTFHVLGHTADVGSAESQQSLSMERAKTVAKYLMNNGIDPRRILFEGRGGREPVADNNTDEGRAQNRRVEIVIMED